Proteins encoded by one window of Collimonas fungivorans:
- a CDS encoding sensor histidine kinase: MTRTLLKSLPFDIAARLPLQLGRESIASSTAAIGELIKNSYDANAENVLITFVKRSAPIQILQIEDDGDGMDLTTLENVWLRIGTEHKVDNERSVRKQRVMTGAKGLGRLGIDRLCKKMILQTKTAEMDHVLEVHINWSRYNSRDATISSINHKIYKIDALSNNKYSSFFKNKTSGTRLILVGLKEKWDKLRLSELRNELSMLVSPFTDVADFSIEFTSGIHHLDGKLSSEKYLDAAVWAIDASLDNEGKIIVSYTQPHKKIGPTPLSVSWQEWLPERNGQPACGPLSLQFYYIPQPSSSVSTSVKRKDWSQFMDLHHGVRVYRDNFRVRPYGEPTGRGDWLDLGLRKASNPSGIRQGPWKVGPRQLLGAIFISRIENSELIDQANREGMVESDAFRDMRAFVLKVLSTFEIIATKYARMEVVIDPVESTATELSESIDKSREAVANLSKAVADSELVQHEEFKEKLEEMERLVAATQAASEKQKAAYDQKREELEREKDTLANLASIGILTVCFGHEAKEFCNLAAAAAAELRHDFLDGKFMVTPEIEIEVLKDIDTIISSTKFVKNFASFSLGNVRTEKRRKSKVSISAVVERVFAALAESLERQKIKVDLSEVSTDLAFIKAYEIDWESIFVNMISNSVWAMAKTEHDKRTIQVKAKNLSSGIEIRFLDSGQGIEKGSEEHIFDPMYSTRRDDRGNTVGTGMGLSIVRTFVNEHSGGAIRALSDSRIGGAEFIITIPVEREQ; encoded by the coding sequence ATGACAAGAACATTGTTGAAAAGTCTGCCATTCGACATAGCGGCCCGTTTACCGTTGCAGCTGGGAAGAGAAAGCATTGCTAGCTCTACCGCTGCGATTGGGGAACTCATAAAGAACTCCTATGACGCAAACGCCGAAAATGTTCTAATAACTTTCGTCAAGCGCTCAGCACCTATTCAGATACTTCAGATCGAAGATGATGGCGATGGAATGGACTTAACTACTTTGGAGAACGTTTGGCTTCGCATTGGAACCGAACACAAAGTTGATAATGAGCGCTCCGTCCGCAAACAACGAGTTATGACAGGTGCCAAAGGCTTAGGTCGATTGGGAATCGATCGTTTGTGCAAAAAAATGATTCTTCAAACGAAGACCGCAGAGATGGACCATGTCCTCGAAGTACACATCAATTGGAGTCGTTACAATAGTCGCGATGCAACAATTTCAAGCATAAACCACAAGATCTATAAAATCGATGCTTTGTCGAATAATAAATATAGTAGTTTCTTTAAAAATAAAACGAGTGGTACAAGGCTTATCCTTGTTGGGCTCAAAGAAAAGTGGGACAAACTTCGTCTATCTGAATTGCGTAATGAGTTGTCTATGCTGGTCAGTCCATTCACCGATGTCGCAGATTTCTCAATCGAGTTTACTAGTGGTATTCATCACCTCGATGGAAAACTAAGTTCGGAAAAATATCTTGACGCAGCGGTTTGGGCTATAGATGCTAGCTTGGACAATGAGGGGAAAATTATTGTTAGCTACACTCAACCGCATAAGAAAATCGGCCCGACACCCTTGAGTGTATCTTGGCAAGAATGGCTTCCTGAACGTAATGGGCAACCTGCCTGCGGCCCACTATCTCTGCAGTTCTATTATATTCCCCAACCCAGCTCGTCTGTTTCAACCAGTGTAAAGCGCAAAGATTGGAGTCAGTTTATGGACCTCCATCATGGGGTGCGAGTCTACCGAGATAATTTTCGCGTTCGCCCATATGGTGAACCAACCGGTAGAGGAGATTGGCTTGATCTGGGTTTGCGTAAAGCAAGCAATCCATCTGGCATACGTCAAGGACCATGGAAAGTAGGGCCTAGGCAATTATTGGGGGCTATTTTCATCAGTCGCATTGAGAACAGCGAACTTATCGATCAAGCCAATCGTGAAGGTATGGTTGAATCCGATGCCTTCCGAGACATGCGTGCATTCGTTCTTAAGGTTCTTTCCACATTCGAAATCATTGCTACAAAATACGCTCGTATGGAGGTAGTAATTGATCCCGTCGAATCGACTGCGACGGAACTAAGCGAATCAATTGATAAGAGTCGTGAAGCCGTCGCGAACCTCAGTAAAGCAGTAGCAGATAGCGAATTAGTACAGCACGAAGAGTTTAAAGAGAAGCTCGAAGAAATGGAGCGACTGGTGGCTGCGACACAAGCTGCATCAGAAAAACAAAAAGCTGCTTATGATCAGAAACGCGAAGAACTAGAACGAGAAAAAGATACGTTAGCGAACCTAGCGTCAATAGGAATTCTGACGGTTTGCTTTGGACATGAGGCCAAAGAATTCTGCAATCTGGCAGCGGCAGCGGCGGCGGAATTACGACACGATTTTTTAGATGGAAAATTTATGGTCACACCTGAGATCGAGATCGAGGTATTAAAGGACATTGATACAATAATTAGCAGTACTAAGTTTGTTAAAAATTTTGCGTCCTTTTCCCTAGGTAATGTGCGAACAGAAAAGCGAAGGAAAAGTAAAGTGAGTATTAGCGCGGTTGTCGAGCGTGTCTTCGCTGCCCTCGCCGAATCTCTTGAGCGTCAAAAAATTAAGGTTGATCTATCAGAGGTATCAACTGACCTGGCATTTATAAAAGCTTATGAAATTGATTGGGAGAGCATCTTCGTAAACATGATATCGAATTCGGTATGGGCTATGGCAAAAACAGAACATGATAAGAGAACGATACAGGTCAAAGCGAAAAATCTTTCTTCGGGAATTGAAATTCGCTTTTTAGATAGTGGACAAGGGATCGAGAAGGGCTCTGAAGAACATATTTTTGACCCTATGTATAGCACCAGAAGGGACGATAGAGGAAACACCGTTGGGACGGGTATGGGCTTGTCCATTGTAAGAACGTTTGTCAATGAACACTCCGGCGGAGCGATTAGAGCACTTTCAGACAGTCGAATTGGTGGAGCTGAATTTATTATTACTATACCTGTCGAGCGTGAGCAATGA